CCACCCTCGCCGACTTCCACCACCTCCGCGCCCTTCTCGGCGACCCGGCCCCCCTCGGCCTCACCCTCGACATCGGCCACTGCCAGTGCCTGGAGGAGGCGTCCCCCGTGCAGTGCGTCCAGGACTCCGCCCCCTGGCTCCGGCACGTCCAGATCGAGGACATGCGGCGCGGCGTCCACGAGCACCTCCCGTTCGGCGACGGGGAGATCGACTTCCCGCCCGTGCTCGCCGCCCTCGCCGCCGCCGACTACCAGGGCCTCACCGTCGTCGAACTGCCCCGCCACTCCCACGCGGGCCCCGAACTCGCCCGCACCTCCATCGGTTTCCTGCGCGACGCCATGCAGCAGGCCCCCGCGAAGAAGAAAGGGGGAGCACCGTGCTGAAGTCCCGCAAGGAACTCGACGCCGAACTCGACGCGGCCGCCCGCACCTGGCTCGCCGAGGCCCTGGCCGAGGCAGCACACGCCGCAGCGCCCCGCGAGCCCGCACGAGCCGGGAGCGCGGGTGCCGAGACCGCCCGCGCCGAAGGCACCGGCGACGCCGCGACCTCCCCGTACGCCTCTCCTCCCTGGGAGCTCCGCTACGCCGCCGCCGGCCGCCACTGCGGAACGGCCCACGCCGACTCCGTACGCTCCCTCCTGCTCATCGAGGCGCGTGCCCCGCTGCCCTCCGTCACCCGGCTCTACGAACAGGGCACCGCCGCCGAACGCCGCGCCGTCCTCCTCACCCTGGACCGCCTCGACCTCGGCGCAACGGCCCTCCCGCTCGTCGAGGACGCTCTGCGCACCAACGACACCCGGCTGGTGGCCGCCGCCGTCGGCCCGTACGCCGCCGCCCACCTCGATCCGCACGCCTGGCGTCACGCCGTACTGAAGTGCCTCTTCACCGGGGTGCCGCTGGATACCGTCGCCCGGCTCGGCGAGAGGGCCCGAGGGGACGACGAACTCGCGCGCATGCTGAGCGACTTCGCCGCCGAGCGGACCGCCGCCGGCCGTGACGTCCCGGCCGACCTTGACACCGCCCTCGGTCTTGCCCGCACCACCCCTGCCGCCCCCACGGAGGAGTCCTGATGCGCATCTTCGACCCCCACATCCATATGACGTCCAGGACCACGGACGACTATCAGGCGATGTACGAC
This DNA window, taken from Streptomyces griseus subsp. griseus, encodes the following:
- a CDS encoding EboA domain-containing protein — protein: MLKSRKELDAELDAAARTWLAEALAEAAHAAAPREPARAGSAGAETARAEGTGDAATSPYASPPWELRYAAAGRHCGTAHADSVRSLLLIEARAPLPSVTRLYEQGTAAERRAVLLTLDRLDLGATALPLVEDALRTNDTRLVAAAVGPYAAAHLDPHAWRHAVLKCLFTGVPLDTVARLGERARGDDELARMLSDFAAERTAAGRDVPADLDTALGLARTTPAAPTEES